One genomic region from Streptomyces sp. NBC_00582 encodes:
- a CDS encoding transglycosylase SLT domain-containing protein produces the protein MPKNTHKIAIAGATTLGAAALAFSVVPADAHTTTTDAVSSARVAYSTQPVRDVKGTVTDQLAGSNVKVEAIEAKKKAAAEAAAKKKAAAEAVRKAVAAKKKAAAEAARRAAAEKAAAAHQAKQAASRSTHRVVVKQVAAKSYANNLDGWIRESLDIMKKHGIPGSYDGIKRNVMRESSGNPNAINDWDINAINGIPSKGLLQVIPPTFKAYHVAGTSWNIYDPVANITAACNYAADKYGSMDNVNSAY, from the coding sequence ATGCCCAAGAACACTCACAAGATCGCGATCGCCGGTGCCACCACCCTCGGTGCGGCCGCCCTCGCCTTCTCCGTGGTGCCGGCCGACGCACACACGACCACGACGGACGCCGTGTCCTCGGCCCGTGTCGCGTACAGCACCCAGCCGGTGCGGGACGTGAAGGGCACGGTGACCGACCAGCTCGCCGGCTCGAACGTCAAGGTCGAGGCCATTGAGGCGAAGAAGAAGGCCGCCGCCGAGGCCGCCGCCAAGAAGAAGGCCGCCGCCGAGGCCGTGCGCAAGGCCGTCGCCGCGAAGAAGAAGGCCGCCGCCGAGGCCGCCCGCAGGGCCGCCGCCGAGAAGGCCGCCGCCGCGCACCAGGCCAAGCAGGCCGCGAGCCGCTCCACGCACCGCGTCGTGGTGAAGCAGGTCGCCGCCAAGAGCTACGCCAACAACCTCGACGGCTGGATCCGCGAGTCGCTCGACATCATGAAGAAGCACGGCATCCCGGGCTCCTACGACGGCATCAAGCGCAACGTCATGCGTGAGTCCTCGGGCAACCCGAACGCCATCAACGACTGGGACATCAACGCCATCAACGGCATCCCGTCGAAGGGCCTGCTGCAGGTCATCCCGCCGACCTTCAAGGCGTACCACGTCGCCGGCACGTCCTGGAACATCTACGACCCGGTCGCCAACATCACCGCCGCGTGCAACTACGCGGCCGACAAGTACGGCTCCATGGACAACGTCAACAGCGCGTACTGA
- a CDS encoding S-adenosylmethionine:tRNA ribosyltransferase-isomerase yields the protein MTLAVRVPEELSARVPAEQRGPGRERDDVRLLVSRGTEPAHHVFRELPCLLRAGDLLVVNTSPTLAAAVTGRIGRARVVVHFSTRGDAAHGGEGRWAVELRDPDGKGTTRAHAGGPAGAEVRLPGGGRLTLEEPLIPGSGRLWWARVAGGAAGAAGLPALLRGYGRPIRYSYTERDQPLSVYQTVFALPSADGAGSAEMPSAARPFTAGLVAELVSRGVQFAPVVLHTGVASAEVHEPPYPERFAVPEASARLINAVRAGDGRVIAVGTTAVRAVESAAGADGVVRAREGWTDLVVTPGRGVRVVDGLLTGLHEPEASHLLMLEAVAGRAAIDRGYEAALRGRYLWHEFGDVHLLLPGDGPHVENCSGNCP from the coding sequence ATGACGCTGGCGGTGCGGGTGCCGGAGGAGTTGTCGGCGCGGGTGCCGGCCGAGCAGCGCGGGCCGGGGCGGGAGCGGGACGACGTACGGCTGCTGGTGTCGCGGGGGACGGAGCCGGCGCATCACGTGTTCCGGGAGCTGCCGTGTCTGCTGCGGGCCGGGGACCTGTTGGTGGTGAACACCTCGCCGACGCTGGCGGCGGCCGTGACCGGGCGGATCGGGCGCGCGCGGGTGGTGGTGCACTTCTCGACGCGGGGGGACGCCGCGCACGGGGGCGAGGGGCGGTGGGCGGTCGAGCTGCGGGATCCGGATGGGAAGGGGACCACGCGCGCGCATGCGGGAGGGCCGGCGGGGGCGGAGGTGCGGCTGCCCGGGGGTGGGCGGCTGACGCTGGAGGAGCCGTTGATTCCGGGGAGCGGGCGGCTGTGGTGGGCGCGGGTGGCCGGTGGGGCGGCGGGCGCGGCGGGGCTGCCGGCTCTGCTGCGGGGGTACGGGCGGCCCATTCGGTACTCCTATACGGAGCGGGACCAGCCGTTGTCCGTGTATCAGACGGTGTTCGCGCTGCCGTCGGCCGACGGGGCGGGGAGCGCGGAGATGCCGAGTGCGGCGCGGCCGTTCACGGCGGGGCTGGTGGCGGAGCTGGTGAGCCGGGGGGTGCAGTTCGCGCCGGTCGTGCTGCACACCGGGGTGGCCTCGGCGGAGGTGCACGAGCCGCCGTATCCGGAGCGGTTCGCGGTGCCGGAGGCGTCGGCTCGGCTGATCAACGCCGTGCGGGCCGGGGACGGGCGGGTGATCGCGGTGGGGACGACGGCCGTGCGGGCGGTGGAGTCGGCGGCGGGGGCGGACGGGGTCGTACGCGCGCGTGAGGGGTGGACGGACCTCGTGGTGACGCCCGGGCGTGGGGTGCGGGTGGTGGACGGGTTGCTGACCGGGCTGCACGAGCCGGAGGCCTCGCATCTGCTGATGCTGGAGGCGGTGGCGGGGCGGGCGGCGATCGACCGGGGGTACGAGGCGGCGCTGCGGGGGCGCTATCTGTGGCACGAGTTCGGGGACGTCCATCTCCTCCTCCCGGGGGACGGTCCTCACGTAGAGAATTGCTCCGGCAACTGCCCGTGA
- a CDS encoding SDR family NAD(P)-dependent oxidoreductase, with translation MPVAIITGASKGLGRALAEALAARGWDLVLDARNEGVLKETAAWVSGHGTGVRAVAGDVADPAHRSALVAAARGLGGCDLVVSNASALGAEPLVRLDVLPLEGLRRALEVNVVAALGLVQEALPLLRAARAGAVITVSSDAAAEAYETWGGYGASKAALDQVAAVLGEEEPGLRVWAVDPGDMATDLYAAAVPDDDDPRPEPGGVVPAFLRLLDERPASGRYGAPALLEGRR, from the coding sequence ATGCCGGTAGCGATCATCACGGGGGCCTCGAAGGGGCTGGGGCGGGCGCTGGCCGAGGCGCTGGCCGCGCGGGGCTGGGATCTGGTGCTGGACGCCAGGAACGAGGGGGTGCTGAAGGAGACGGCGGCCTGGGTGTCGGGGCACGGGACGGGTGTGCGGGCGGTGGCGGGGGACGTCGCGGATCCCGCGCACCGGTCGGCGCTGGTCGCGGCCGCCCGGGGGCTGGGCGGGTGCGACCTGGTGGTGAGCAACGCGAGCGCGCTGGGCGCGGAGCCGCTGGTGCGCCTGGACGTGCTGCCGCTGGAGGGGCTGCGGCGGGCGCTGGAGGTGAACGTGGTGGCGGCGCTGGGGCTGGTCCAGGAGGCGTTGCCGCTGCTGCGGGCGGCGCGGGCCGGAGCGGTGATCACGGTCAGCTCGGACGCGGCGGCCGAGGCGTACGAGACCTGGGGCGGCTACGGGGCGTCCAAGGCGGCCCTGGACCAGGTGGCGGCGGTGCTCGGCGAGGAGGAGCCGGGGCTGCGGGTGTGGGCGGTGGACCCGGGGGACATGGCGACGGACCTGTACGCGGCGGCCGTACCGGACGACGACGATCCGCGTCCGGAGCCGGGGGGTGTGGTGCCGGCCTTCCTGCGGCTGCTGGACGAGCGTCCGGCGAGCGGGCGGTACGGGGCTCCGGCGCTGCTGGAGGGTCGGCGATGA
- a CDS encoding GAF domain-containing sensor histidine kinase: MSHGPRSGLAAVSSALLAMSRHLEVRDVLKTIVASARELLDAQYAALGVPDDHGGFAQFVVDGVTDEQWKAIGPLPRQHGILASMLREARPERLADVREDPRFEGWPSAHPDMSDFLGLPVRDGDEVIGALFLANKNCPKPTGGCGFTQEDEELLAILAQHAAIALTNARLYERSRELTIAEERSRLAHELHDAVAQKLFSLRLTAQAAAALVDRDPSRAKGELHQVATLAAEAADELRAAVVELRPAGLDEDGLVATLRTQVQVLDRAHTARVTFTSHGVRALPAAQEEALLRVAQEALHNALRHSGAEHVDVTLHKRGADTVLRVTDDGTGFDPTAIRRAGRHLGLVSMRDRAGGIGGALTVESAPGKGTTIEMEAPGG; the protein is encoded by the coding sequence ATGAGTCACGGTCCCCGGTCCGGCCTCGCCGCGGTGAGCTCCGCGCTGCTGGCCATGAGCAGGCATCTCGAGGTGCGCGACGTCCTCAAGACGATCGTCGCCAGCGCCCGCGAGCTGCTCGACGCCCAGTACGCAGCCCTGGGCGTCCCGGACGACCACGGAGGCTTCGCCCAGTTCGTCGTCGACGGCGTCACCGACGAGCAGTGGAAGGCCATCGGCCCCCTGCCCCGCCAGCACGGCATCCTCGCCTCGATGCTCCGCGAGGCCCGCCCCGAGCGCCTCGCCGACGTGCGCGAGGACCCCCGCTTCGAGGGCTGGCCCTCCGCCCACCCCGACATGTCCGACTTCCTGGGCCTGCCCGTCCGCGACGGCGACGAGGTCATCGGTGCCCTCTTCCTCGCCAACAAGAACTGCCCGAAGCCCACGGGCGGCTGCGGCTTCACCCAGGAGGACGAGGAACTCCTCGCCATCCTCGCCCAGCACGCCGCCATCGCCCTCACCAACGCCCGCCTCTACGAACGCAGCCGCGAACTGACCATCGCGGAGGAACGCTCCCGGCTCGCCCACGAACTGCACGACGCGGTCGCCCAGAAACTGTTCTCCCTGCGCCTGACCGCCCAGGCCGCCGCCGCTCTCGTCGACCGCGACCCCTCCCGCGCCAAGGGCGAACTCCACCAGGTCGCCACCCTCGCCGCCGAGGCCGCCGACGAACTGCGCGCGGCCGTCGTCGAACTGCGCCCCGCCGGCCTCGACGAGGACGGCCTCGTCGCCACCCTGCGCACCCAGGTCCAGGTCCTGGACCGCGCCCACACCGCGCGCGTGACCTTCACCAGCCACGGCGTGCGCGCCCTGCCCGCCGCCCAGGAGGAGGCCCTGCTGCGCGTCGCCCAGGAGGCCCTGCACAACGCCCTGCGCCACTCCGGCGCCGAGCACGTCGACGTGACCCTCCACAAACGCGGCGCCGACACGGTCCTGCGCGTCACGGACGACGGCACCGGCTTCGACCCCACGGCGATCCGCAGAGCCGGCCGCCACCTCGGCCTGGTCTCCATGCGGGACCGGGCCGGCGGGATCGGCGGCGCCCTGACGGTGGAATCGGCGCCCGGCAAGGGCACCACGATCGAGATGGAGGCCCCCGGTGGCTGA
- a CDS encoding response regulator, protein MADAIKVLLVDDHQVVRRGLRTFLEVQDDIEVVGEAADGAEGVQRAEELQPDVVLMDVKMPGMDGVEALRRLRELDNPARVLIVTSFTEQRTVVPALRAGAAGYVYKDVDPDALAGAIRSVHAGHILLQPEVAGALLSQEETNSGHGRGGSLTEREREVLGLIADGRSNREIARALVLSEKTVKTHVSNILMKLDLADRTQAALWAVRHGAAGP, encoded by the coding sequence GTGGCTGACGCAATCAAGGTGCTGCTCGTCGACGACCACCAGGTCGTCCGCCGCGGACTGCGCACCTTCCTGGAGGTCCAGGACGACATCGAGGTCGTCGGCGAGGCCGCCGACGGCGCGGAAGGAGTCCAGCGCGCCGAGGAACTGCAGCCCGACGTCGTCCTGATGGACGTCAAGATGCCCGGCATGGACGGCGTGGAGGCCCTGCGCCGCCTGCGCGAACTCGACAACCCCGCGCGCGTGCTCATCGTCACCAGCTTCACCGAACAGCGCACGGTGGTCCCGGCCCTGCGCGCCGGAGCCGCCGGATACGTCTACAAGGACGTGGACCCCGACGCCCTCGCCGGTGCCATCCGCTCGGTCCACGCCGGTCACATCCTGCTCCAGCCCGAGGTCGCAGGCGCCCTGCTCTCCCAGGAGGAGACCAACTCGGGGCACGGCAGAGGCGGTTCCCTCACCGAACGCGAGCGCGAGGTGCTCGGCCTGATAGCGGACGGCCGCTCCAACCGCGAGATCGCCCGCGCCCTGGTCCTCTCCGAGAAGACGGTCAAGACCCACGTCTCGAACATCCTGATGAAACTCGACCTCGCCGACCGCACCCAGGCCGCGCTGTGGGCCGTACGCCATGGAGCGGCCGGCCCCTGA
- a CDS encoding ABC transporter ATP-binding protein: MSDVLELQDVSVVREGRALVDQVSWSVKEGERWVILGPNGAGKTTLLNIASTYLFPSSGTVSVLDETLGAPGTDVFELRPRIGVAGIALADKLPKRQTVLQTVLTAAYGMTAAWQEEYEAVDEQRARAFLDRLGMSDYLDRKFGTLSEGERKRTLIARALMTDPELLLLDEPAAGLDLGGREDLVRRLGRLARDPIAPSMIMVTHHVEEIAPGFTHVLMIRQGKVLAAGPVELELTSRNLSLCFGLPLVVEQVGDRWTAQGLPLS, translated from the coding sequence ATGAGCGATGTTCTGGAGCTTCAGGACGTATCGGTGGTCCGCGAGGGCAGGGCACTGGTCGACCAGGTCTCGTGGTCGGTCAAGGAGGGCGAGCGCTGGGTCATCCTCGGCCCCAACGGAGCCGGCAAGACCACCCTCCTCAACATCGCCTCCACCTACCTCTTCCCCAGCTCGGGCACCGTCTCCGTGCTCGACGAGACCCTCGGCGCCCCCGGCACCGACGTCTTCGAACTGCGCCCCCGCATCGGCGTGGCCGGCATCGCCCTCGCGGACAAGCTCCCCAAGCGCCAGACCGTCCTGCAGACCGTCCTCACCGCCGCCTACGGCATGACGGCCGCCTGGCAGGAGGAGTACGAGGCCGTCGACGAGCAGCGCGCCCGCGCCTTCCTCGACCGCCTCGGCATGAGCGACTACCTCGACCGGAAGTTCGGCACCCTCTCCGAGGGCGAGCGCAAGCGCACCCTCATCGCCCGCGCCCTGATGACCGACCCCGAACTCCTCCTCCTCGACGAGCCCGCCGCCGGACTCGACCTCGGCGGCCGCGAGGACCTCGTACGCCGCCTCGGCCGCCTCGCCCGCGACCCGATCGCCCCCTCCATGATCATGGTCACCCACCATGTCGAGGAGATCGCCCCCGGCTTCACCCACGTCCTCATGATCCGTCAGGGCAAGGTCCTCGCCGCGGGCCCGGTCGAACTCGAACTGACCTCCCGCAACCTCTCCCTCTGCTTCGGCCTCCCGCTCGTCGTCGAACAGGTCGGCGACCGCTGGACCGCCCAGGGCCTGCCGCTGTCCTGA
- a CDS encoding NfeD family protein codes for MNDIEAWVWWLVGAAALGIPLVVTAMPEFGMLAVGAVAAAIGAGLGLGAVAQVLVFIVVSVALIAVVRPIAARHSAQRPQLATGVDALKGKQAVVLERVDGSGNGRIKLAGEIWSARSLDTDRAYEVGEHVDVVDIEGATAIVI; via the coding sequence GTGAACGACATCGAGGCGTGGGTCTGGTGGCTCGTCGGCGCGGCGGCGCTCGGAATCCCGCTCGTGGTCACCGCGATGCCGGAGTTCGGCATGCTCGCCGTGGGAGCGGTGGCCGCCGCGATAGGCGCCGGCCTCGGCCTCGGCGCGGTCGCCCAGGTCCTCGTGTTCATCGTCGTCTCGGTCGCCCTCATCGCCGTGGTCCGCCCCATCGCGGCCCGGCACAGCGCACAGCGCCCCCAACTCGCCACCGGAGTGGACGCGTTGAAGGGCAAGCAGGCCGTCGTGCTGGAGCGCGTCGACGGTTCGGGCAACGGCCGGATCAAGCTCGCCGGAGAGATCTGGTCGGCCCGCTCCCTCGACACGGACCGCGCGTACGAAGTCGGTGAGCACGTCGACGTCGTGGACATCGAGGGGGCCACGGCGATCGTCATCTGA
- a CDS encoding SPFH domain-containing protein, with protein sequence MEPVIIVLIILVVLVFIALIKTIQVIPQASAAIVERFGRYTRTLNAGLNIVVPFIDTIRNRIDLREQVVPFPPQPVITQDNLVVNIDTVIYYQVTDARAATYEVASYIQAIEQLTVTTLRNIIGGMDLERTLTSREEINAALRGVLDEATGKWGIRVNRVELKAIEPPTSIQDSMEKQMRADRDKRAAILTAEGTRQAAILTAEGEKQSQILRAEGEAKAAALRAEGEAQAVRTVFEAIHAGDPDQKLLSYQYLQMLPKIAEGDANKLWIVPSEIGDALKGLSGAMGNFGAMGGGSGSNGNTEKKIPERREKPSID encoded by the coding sequence ATGGAACCGGTCATCATCGTCTTGATCATTCTGGTGGTGTTGGTCTTCATCGCCCTGATCAAGACCATCCAGGTCATCCCACAGGCGAGCGCCGCCATCGTCGAGCGCTTCGGCCGCTACACACGCACCCTGAACGCGGGCCTCAACATCGTGGTCCCGTTCATCGACACCATCCGCAACCGCATCGACCTGCGTGAACAGGTCGTCCCGTTCCCGCCGCAGCCGGTGATCACCCAGGACAACCTGGTCGTCAACATCGACACGGTCATCTACTACCAGGTCACCGACGCCCGCGCCGCGACCTACGAGGTCGCCAGCTACATCCAGGCGATCGAACAGCTCACCGTCACCACGCTCCGCAACATCATCGGCGGCATGGACCTGGAGCGCACCCTGACCTCCCGCGAGGAGATCAACGCGGCCCTGCGTGGGGTCCTCGACGAGGCCACCGGCAAGTGGGGCATCCGCGTCAACCGCGTGGAACTGAAGGCGATCGAGCCCCCGACCTCCATCCAGGACTCGATGGAGAAGCAGATGCGCGCCGACCGTGACAAGCGCGCCGCGATCCTCACCGCCGAAGGTACGCGCCAGGCCGCGATCCTGACCGCGGAGGGCGAGAAGCAGTCCCAGATCCTGCGCGCCGAGGGTGAGGCGAAGGCCGCCGCCCTGCGCGCCGAGGGCGAGGCCCAGGCCGTCCGCACGGTCTTCGAGGCCATCCACGCCGGCGACCCGGACCAGAAGCTCCTCAGCTACCAGTACCTCCAGATGCTGCCGAAGATCGCCGAGGGCGACGCCAACAAGCTCTGGATCGTCCCCAGCGAGATCGGCGACGCCCTCAAGGGCCTCTCCGGCGCCATGGGCAACTTCGGTGCGATGGGCGGCGGTTCCGGCTCCAACGGCAACACGGAGAAGAAGATCCCGGAACGCCGAGAGAAGCCGTCGATCGACTGA
- a CDS encoding HNH endonuclease, translating into MRDTLVLNASFEPLSTVTLNRAVVLVLQDKAVVEQAHPELRMRGADVDIPAPRVIRLCRYVRVPFRRQAPWSRRGVLVRDRHRCAYCGRRATTVDHVVPRAQGGQDTWLNTVASCSEDNHRKADRTPEQAGMPLLREPFEPTPQDAMLLALGQDDLASLPEWLALDAA; encoded by the coding sequence ATGCGTGACACGCTGGTCCTGAACGCGAGCTTCGAGCCGCTGTCTACGGTGACGTTGAACCGAGCTGTCGTCCTGGTGCTCCAGGACAAGGCCGTCGTCGAGCAGGCCCACCCCGAACTGCGTATGCGGGGCGCCGATGTGGACATACCGGCGCCTCGGGTGATCAGACTGTGCAGGTACGTACGGGTGCCGTTCCGAAGACAAGCGCCGTGGTCGCGGAGGGGGGTGCTGGTCAGGGACCGGCATCGGTGCGCGTACTGCGGCAGGCGGGCGACGACCGTGGACCACGTGGTGCCTCGCGCGCAGGGCGGCCAGGACACCTGGCTGAACACGGTGGCGTCCTGCTCGGAGGACAACCACCGCAAGGCGGACCGGACTCCGGAGCAGGCGGGGATGCCGTTGCTGCGGGAGCCGTTCGAGCCGACTCCGCAGGACGCGATGCTGCTGGCTCTGGGGCAGGACGACTTGGCCTCGCTGCCGGAGTGGCTGGCTCTGGACGCGGCTTAG
- a CDS encoding YbhB/YbcL family Raf kinase inhibitor-like protein, which yields MTELKRRPLPHDFHPPVPSFTVTSEDVEEGATLKGAQVYAEGNTSPQLRWEGFPAETKSFAVTCYDPDAPTGSGFWHWVLFDIPASVTELPAGAGSGAFEGLPEGAVQARNDYGSKDFGGAAPPPGDGPHRYVFTVYAVDQEKLGPDADASPAVVGFNLRFHAIARAQLVGEYENPAGG from the coding sequence GTGACCGAGCTCAAGCGGCGGCCGCTCCCCCATGACTTCCACCCGCCCGTGCCGTCGTTCACGGTGACGAGCGAGGACGTCGAGGAGGGGGCGACGCTCAAGGGCGCGCAGGTCTACGCGGAGGGGAACACCTCGCCGCAGCTGCGGTGGGAGGGTTTCCCGGCGGAGACCAAGAGTTTCGCCGTGACCTGCTACGACCCGGACGCTCCCACGGGCAGCGGGTTCTGGCACTGGGTCCTGTTCGACATCCCGGCCTCGGTGACCGAGCTGCCGGCGGGGGCGGGCAGCGGCGCGTTCGAAGGGCTGCCGGAGGGTGCCGTACAGGCGCGCAACGACTACGGCAGCAAGGACTTCGGCGGGGCCGCGCCGCCGCCCGGGGACGGGCCGCACCGGTACGTCTTCACGGTGTACGCGGTGGACCAGGAGAAGCTCGGTCCGGATGCCGACGCCTCGCCCGCCGTGGTCGGTTTCAACCTGCGGTTCCACGCGATCGCCCGTGCTCAGCTCGTCGGTGAGTACGAGAACCCCGCCGGGGGATAA
- a CDS encoding sporulation protein has translation MAFKKLLASLGAGGASVETVLTEVNVVPGGVVQGEVRIQGGSVNQNIEGLSVGLQAKVEVESGDQEYKQDIEFTKLQLGGAFELQAGAVHAVPFGLEIPWETPVTMIDGQALRGMHIGVTTELAIARAVDSGDLDPINVHPLPAQKAILDAFLQLGFRFKNADMERGHIRGTRQKLPFYQEIEFFPPSQYRGLNQVELSFVADEHAMDVVLEMDKKPGLFSEGSDTFRSFQVGLNDFHTTDWAAYLNQWLSEVGSKRNWF, from the coding sequence ATGGCGTTCAAGAAGCTGCTCGCGAGTCTGGGGGCCGGCGGGGCTTCGGTCGAGACGGTGCTGACGGAGGTCAACGTCGTCCCGGGCGGTGTCGTCCAGGGCGAGGTGCGGATCCAGGGCGGTTCCGTCAACCAGAACATCGAGGGGCTGTCCGTCGGGCTGCAGGCCAAGGTCGAGGTCGAGAGCGGCGACCAGGAGTACAAGCAGGACATCGAGTTCACCAAGCTGCAGCTCGGCGGTGCCTTCGAGCTCCAGGCGGGTGCGGTGCACGCGGTGCCGTTCGGGCTGGAGATCCCCTGGGAGACCCCCGTCACGATGATCGACGGGCAGGCGCTGCGCGGGATGCACATCGGTGTCACGACCGAGCTGGCGATCGCCCGCGCGGTGGACTCCGGTGACCTCGACCCCATCAACGTGCACCCGCTGCCGGCGCAGAAGGCGATCCTGGACGCGTTCCTCCAGCTGGGCTTCCGCTTCAAGAACGCGGACATGGAGCGGGGGCACATCCGGGGTACGCGGCAGAAGCTGCCGTTCTACCAGGAGATCGAGTTCTTCCCGCCGTCGCAGTACCGGGGGCTCAACCAGGTCGAGCTGAGCTTCGTCGCCGACGAGCACGCGATGGACGTCGTCCTGGAGATGGACAAGAAGCCCGGCCTGTTCAGTGAGGGCAGTGACACCTTCCGGTCCTTCCAGGTGGGGCTGAACGACTTCCACACGACCGACTGGGCGGCGTACCTCAACCAGTGGCTGTCCGAGGTCGGCAGCAAGCGCAACTGGTTCTAG
- a CDS encoding DNA-3-methyladenine glycosylase has product MIATPDRTPLSRAFFDRPVLEVAPDLLGRLLVRTTPDGPITLRLTEVEAYDGQNDPGSHAYRGRTPRNEVMFGPPGHVYVYFTYGMWHCMNLVCGPDGRASAVLLRAGEVIEGAELARKRRLSARHDKELAKGPARLATALDVDRALDGTDACAADDTPLTVLTGTPVPSDQVRNGPRTGVAGEGGDGDVHPWRYWVADDPTVSPYRAHVPRRRRS; this is encoded by the coding sequence ATGATCGCGACCCCCGACCGTACGCCCCTGTCCAGGGCCTTCTTCGACCGCCCTGTCCTGGAGGTCGCCCCGGACCTCCTCGGCCGCCTCCTCGTCCGTACGACCCCCGACGGTCCGATCACTCTCCGCCTCACGGAGGTCGAGGCCTACGACGGCCAGAACGACCCCGGCTCCCACGCCTACCGGGGTCGCACGCCCCGCAACGAGGTGATGTTCGGTCCCCCCGGACATGTGTACGTCTACTTCACCTACGGCATGTGGCACTGCATGAACCTCGTCTGCGGCCCCGACGGCAGGGCGAGCGCGGTCCTGCTCCGCGCCGGCGAGGTGATCGAAGGCGCCGAGCTGGCGCGTAAACGTCGACTCTCGGCCCGGCATGACAAGGAACTGGCCAAAGGCCCCGCCCGTCTGGCCACAGCCCTGGACGTCGACCGAGCCCTCGACGGCACGGACGCGTGCGCCGCCGACGACACCCCGCTGACCGTGCTGACCGGTACCCCCGTCCCCTCCGACCAGGTACGCAACGGCCCGCGCACCGGGGTCGCCGGCGAGGGGGGCGACGGTGACGTCCACCCCTGGCGTTACTGGGTGGCGGACGACCCGACGGTGAGCCCGTACCGGGCCCATGTACCCAGGCGCCGCCGAAGTTGA
- a CDS encoding tetratricopeptide repeat protein, translating into MPIPEDVTGEEIDKDVRQELQSLPKTLADDVARNLVMVARLIDEDPEGAYGYSKVALRLASRVAAVREAAGFAAYANQKYSEALAEFRAARRMTGSVELWPVMADCERGLGRPEKALDMAGAPEVHKLDKAGQVEMRLVAAGARRDMGQLDAAIVTLQSPELAANSVQPWTARLRYAYADALLAAGREGEAREWFAKAVEADRDGSTDASDRLAELDGVDFVDALDEGDEEDASEVTPGEDEPDVED; encoded by the coding sequence CTGCCGATCCCCGAGGACGTCACCGGCGAGGAGATCGACAAGGACGTACGGCAGGAGCTGCAGAGCCTGCCCAAGACGCTCGCCGACGATGTCGCCAGGAACCTGGTGATGGTGGCGCGGCTGATCGACGAGGACCCCGAGGGGGCCTACGGGTACTCCAAGGTGGCGCTGCGGCTCGCGTCGCGGGTCGCCGCCGTACGGGAGGCGGCCGGGTTCGCGGCGTACGCCAACCAGAAGTACAGCGAGGCGCTCGCCGAGTTCCGGGCCGCGCGGCGGATGACCGGCTCGGTGGAGCTGTGGCCCGTCATGGCCGACTGCGAGCGTGGGCTCGGGCGGCCGGAGAAGGCGCTGGACATGGCCGGTGCCCCCGAGGTGCACAAGCTCGACAAGGCCGGTCAGGTGGAGATGCGGCTCGTCGCGGCCGGTGCCCGGCGGGACATGGGGCAGCTCGACGCGGCCATCGTGACGCTGCAGAGCCCCGAGCTCGCCGCCAACTCCGTACAGCCGTGGACCGCGCGGCTGCGGTACGCGTACGCCGACGCGCTGCTGGCCGCAGGGCGTGAGGGCGAGGCACGGGAGTGGTTCGCCAAGGCCGTCGAGGCGGACCGGGACGGCAGCACGGACGCCTCCGACCGGCTCGCCGAGCTGGACGGGGTGGACTTCGTCGACGCCCTCGACGAGGGCGACGAGGAGGACGCGTCCGAGGTGACCCCGGGCGAGGACGAGCCGGACGTCGAGGACTGA